In one Sphingobacterium daejeonense genomic region, the following are encoded:
- a CDS encoding nuclear transport factor 2 family protein gives MKNLVKTFAIAGLLFASTVTAFAVDNDKDKLNKAVVENVVDAYINSTVKGDVEHVDDLFGKNFTQKFNTEYNQAPLSRESFIKQIKDQEGITFNCDTDYQLVEKEGKYSLAKVTLNFANFKRTDYLTMIQDNNGWKITEVNSVYSEK, from the coding sequence ATGAAAAATCTAGTAAAAACATTCGCAATCGCAGGTCTATTATTCGCTTCAACAGTTACAGCTTTCGCAGTAGATAATGACAAAGACAAATTAAACAAAGCAGTAGTTGAAAATGTAGTTGATGCTTATATCAACAGCACCGTAAAAGGTGATGTCGAACATGTAGATGATCTTTTTGGAAAAAATTTCACTCAAAAATTCAACACAGAATACAATCAAGCTCCTCTTTCTAGAGAATCATTCATCAAACAGATCAAAGATCAAGAGGGAATTACATTCAACTGTGATACAGACTATCAATTGGTAGAAAAAGAAGGAAAATACAGTTTAGCAAAAGTAACTTTAAACTTTGCTAACTTCAAACGCACAGATTACTTAACCATGATCCAAGACAACAATGGTTGGAAAATCACAGAAGTAAACTCGGTATACAGCGAAAAATAA
- a CDS encoding winged helix-turn-helix transcriptional regulator, which produces MKALKNDPPTCTENLLAMRDTLDILGGKWKLLILHYLITRESQTNTFKKIQREVLGISAKVLTKELKDLEENKLVEREELDTKPKMVEYRITDYGKSSKQLIQQLVYWGKNHRYKMLQS; this is translated from the coding sequence ATGAAAGCACTTAAGAACGATCCACCTACTTGTACAGAAAACCTCCTTGCAATGCGCGATACATTAGATATACTAGGTGGCAAATGGAAACTATTGATCCTTCATTACTTAATTACCCGTGAAAGTCAAACCAATACATTTAAGAAAATCCAACGTGAAGTTTTAGGGATCTCTGCCAAAGTCCTCACCAAAGAACTCAAAGACCTGGAAGAAAATAAATTGGTAGAAAGAGAAGAGCTGGATACCAAACCAAAAATGGTAGAATACAGAATCACTGATTATGGGAAATCTTCAAAACAGCTTATTCAACAATTAGTGTATTGGGGAAAAAACCATAGATATAAAATGCTGCAATCTTAA